The proteins below come from a single Seriola aureovittata isolate HTS-2021-v1 ecotype China chromosome 23, ASM2101889v1, whole genome shotgun sequence genomic window:
- the LOC130164327 gene encoding uncharacterized protein LOC130164327, giving the protein MKMKMKMFVMLAKLLYVSQHALGVEIKVYQGTESVLLPCQGNVSASNTVVWSREELVLKIVHKYQQSGDDLKNQNQEYRDRTSMRTDALQTGDLSLTLRRPTIRDSSTYTCTVREGFNTKSQEEVELTVTEPPPPVWPWVLVGLLPVTAAVAAAGGAAAGFFMYKRKKDREVKQVKEGEESVQLPFKTTPHLSGDIRVEWIDHHYNKVHVYQNGSDRPEEQNQVYRDRTEMKKDPLRTGDLSLTLKHPTEKDTGCYTCRVYKDRDFLRGTAVSLRVKGRNQDMRNRSDNAESTRMMDVPAV; this is encoded by the exons atgaagatgaagatgaagatgttcGTGATGTTAGCGAAGCTGCTGTAcg tttcccagcatgccttgGGTGTAGAGATAAAGGTGTATCAGGGGACGGAGTCTGTCCTGCTGCCCTGTCAGGGGAATGTCTCTGCCTCCAACACTGTGGTGTGGAGCCGTGAAGAGCTTGTTTTGAAGATTGTTCATAAATATCAGCAGAGCGGAGACGACCTCAAAAACCAGAACCAGGAGTACAGAGACCGGACGTCCATGAGGACGGACGCTCTGCAGACCGGAGACCTCAGCCTCACTCTGAGAAGACCCACCATCAGGGACAGCAGCACCTACACCTGCACCGTCAGAGAGGGTTTTAACACAAAAAGCCAGGAAGAAGTAGAACTAACGGTCACAG aacctcctcctccagtctggCCCTGGGTTCTCGTAGGTCTCCTGcctgttactgctgctgttgctgctgctggtggtgctgctgctggtttcttCATGTATAAAAGGAAGAAGGACAGAGAAG TCAAACAGgtgaaggagggggaggagtctgTCCAGCTGCCCTTCAAGACCACACCTCACCTGTCTGGAGACATCAGAGTGGAGTGGATAGACCACCACTACAATAAGGTCCATGTGTATCAGAACGGTTCTGACAGACCTGAAGAACAGAACCAGGTTTacagagaccgaacagagatgaagaaagatcCACTGAGAACTGGAGACCTCAGTCTGACCCTGAAACACcccacagagaaagacacaggaTGCTACACCTGTAGAGTCTACAAGGACAGAGACTTCCTGAGAGGGACAGCAGTGAGtctcagggtcaaag GGAGAAATCAGGACATGAGGAACAGAAGTGACAACGCTGAGTCGACTCGAATGATGGATGTTCCTGCTGTCTGA